From endosymbiont of Galathealinum brachiosum, one genomic window encodes:
- the trpD gene encoding anthranilate phosphoribosyltransferase, with product MDMQSAIKAVTEKQNLSRDEMTQVMNLIMTGQATDSQIGGFLIGLRMKGESIDEVTAAASVMRELSTKVEVPDEYLVDTCGTGGDSSGSFNISTASVFVTAAAGAHVAKHGNRSVSSKSGSADVLETAGVNLDITPEQVSECIKNIGAGFLFAIKHHGAMKHAIGPRKEMAVRTIFNVLGPLTNPASAPNQVIGVFSKDWVEPLAQVLKQLGSHHVMIVHADDGMDEISIASATSVAELKDGEITTYSIKPEDFSMQRAELTSIKARDSEDSLTIIKSVFENQEGPAKDIVCLNAGAAIYVSGLAGSLAEGIEKAQAAVAEGKAKEKFEALISYSNNF from the coding sequence ATGGACATGCAATCCGCAATAAAAGCAGTAACCGAAAAACAAAACCTAAGTCGTGATGAAATGACGCAGGTAATGAATTTAATCATGACCGGTCAAGCCACAGATTCTCAAATTGGTGGTTTCTTAATTGGTTTACGTATGAAAGGTGAGTCGATTGATGAGGTGACAGCTGCCGCTTCTGTGATGCGTGAACTCTCTACTAAAGTTGAAGTGCCCGATGAATACCTGGTTGATACTTGCGGTACTGGTGGAGACTCATCTGGTAGTTTTAATATATCTACTGCTTCTGTTTTTGTAACAGCCGCCGCTGGTGCACATGTAGCCAAACATGGCAATCGAAGTGTCTCAAGTAAATCTGGAAGTGCAGATGTATTAGAAACTGCTGGTGTTAATCTGGATATTACACCAGAGCAAGTTTCTGAATGCATTAAAAATATTGGCGCAGGTTTTTTGTTTGCTATAAAACATCATGGCGCAATGAAGCATGCCATTGGTCCAAGAAAAGAAATGGCGGTACGCACAATTTTTAATGTGCTCGGTCCTTTAACAAATCCTGCCTCTGCGCCTAATCAGGTTATTGGTGTGTTTAGTAAAGACTGGGTTGAGCCTTTAGCCCAGGTTTTAAAGCAGTTAGGTAGCCATCATGTAATGATAGTGCATGCAGATGATGGTATGGATGAGATAAGTATTGCTAGTGCGACTTCAGTTGCTGAATTAAAAGATGGTGAAATTACAACTTATAGTATTAAGCCTGAAGATTTCTCGATGCAACGAGCTGAATTGACAAGCATAAAAGCCAGGGATTCAGAGGATAGTTTAACTATCATTAAATCTGTATTTGAGAATCAGGAAGGCCCGGCTAAAGACATTGTTTGTTTGAATGCAGGTGCAGCAATTTATGTGTCCGGGCTTGCCGGTTCATTGGCGGAAGGTATAGAGAAGGCTCAAGCAGCTGTGGCTGAAGGCAAAGCGAAAGAGAAGTTCGAAGCGCTGATTTCTTATAGTAATAATTTTTAA
- a CDS encoding indole-3-glycerol phosphate synthase TrpC encodes MSNTPDILKKILKRKVEEITEAAAKESLVDLSERAELALPVRGFIQSIEDKITAGEAAVIAEIKKASPSKGVMRENFIPAEIAKSYEKGGAACLSILTDRDYFQGSPEFLMQARESVSLPVIRKDFIIDPYQVYEARAMNADCILLIVSALGDAMLNELLVLAHHLQMDVLMEVHDREEMQRAIQSGARLIGVNNRNLRTFEMDLQTTLGMLDMLPEDRILVTESGIHTPDHVKLMRDNDVNSFLVGEAFMRADEPGEKLAELFG; translated from the coding sequence ATGAGTAATACACCAGATATACTAAAAAAAATTCTAAAACGTAAAGTTGAAGAAATTACTGAAGCTGCAGCAAAAGAATCATTGGTTGATTTAAGTGAACGAGCAGAACTTGCGTTGCCTGTACGTGGTTTTATTCAGTCAATTGAAGATAAAATAACTGCGGGTGAAGCAGCTGTTATAGCGGAAATAAAAAAAGCATCCCCTAGTAAAGGTGTAATGCGTGAGAACTTTATTCCAGCTGAAATAGCAAAAAGTTATGAAAAAGGCGGTGCAGCATGCCTATCGATTTTAACTGACCGTGATTACTTTCAGGGTTCACCTGAGTTTTTAATGCAAGCGCGTGAATCTGTGAGTCTCCCTGTTATTCGTAAAGATTTTATTATTGATCCATATCAGGTCTATGAAGCCAGAGCGATGAATGCAGACTGTATTTTATTGATTGTCTCGGCTTTGGGTGATGCCATGTTGAATGAGCTTTTAGTGTTGGCGCATCATTTGCAAATGGATGTATTAATGGAAGTGCATGATAGAGAAGAAATGCAGCGTGCAATTCAAAGTGGTGCAAGGTTAATAGGTGTGAACAATCGTAATTTACGCACCTTCGAAATGGATCTTCAAACTACATTGGGTATGCTGGATATGTTGCCTGAAGATCGAATTCTGGTAACAGAAAGTGGCATCCATACACCAGACCATGTAAAACTGATGCGTGACAATGATGTGAATAGTTTTCTGGTGGGTGAGGCTTTTATGCGCGCTGATGAGCCAGGTGAAAAACTGGCTGAGTTATTTGGTTGA
- a CDS encoding cAMP-activated global transcriptional regulator CRP translates to MSLLPKVDNSNPSLDLFLNHCHRKTYPAKKNIIHEGDKPHSLYYIIKGSVSVLAENEDGSEIILAYLNAGDFFGEAGLFKDDLERSAKIVAKSACEIAEISYTQFRKLVSEDPEILFMLSGQIFDRLIRTSQKVRDLIFLDVSGRIARTLLELSEQPDAMTHPDGMQIKITRQDIAKIVGCSREMAGRVLKELEEDKLIYAHGKTIVVHDEEHIAKHKAEKEAKAESPE, encoded by the coding sequence ATGAGCCTGTTACCTAAAGTAGACAATTCAAACCCTTCGCTAGATTTATTTCTAAATCACTGCCACCGTAAGACGTACCCGGCTAAAAAGAATATCATTCACGAAGGTGATAAGCCACACAGCCTCTACTATATCATTAAGGGCTCGGTTAGCGTACTCGCAGAAAACGAAGATGGGTCAGAAATAATCCTGGCGTATCTCAATGCAGGTGATTTTTTTGGTGAAGCAGGTCTTTTTAAGGATGATCTTGAACGCAGTGCAAAGATTGTAGCTAAATCGGCCTGCGAAATTGCTGAAATTTCATATACCCAGTTTAGAAAACTGGTAAGTGAAGACCCTGAAATTCTATTTATGTTATCCGGACAGATATTTGATCGTCTAATTAGGACCAGTCAGAAAGTACGCGACCTGATATTTCTCGATGTATCTGGCCGTATTGCAAGGACACTACTGGAACTTAGCGAACAACCGGATGCAATGACTCATCCCGATGGCATGCAAATTAAAATCACACGTCAGGATATTGCTAAAATTGTTGGTTGCTCCCGTGAAATGGCAGGACGCGTATTAAAAGAACTTGAGGAAGACAAACTCATTTATGCACATGGTAAAACCATTGTGGTACATGATGAAGAACATATAGCCAAACATAAAGCAGAGAAAGAAGCCAAAGCTGAATCACCTGAATAA